A stretch of Aureispira sp. CCB-E DNA encodes these proteins:
- the dnaN gene encoding DNA polymerase III subunit beta: MQFSISSADLKEQLQIINGAISSNPILPILEDFLFKIEGDTLTITATDNQTFMTAALHVDADEDGCVAIPARILLDTLKQLPTQPLKFSIDLETFAVAVTSQFGQYKLAGEDGNDFPKIPSPDKVDNIDIPATVLLEGINKTLFATSTNESQVAMTGVFVQINSEGLTFVATDAHKLVKYSFTDIDTELDGAFILPKKALNLLKNALSNSNQSVNITYNDTNAIFYFGNQVLSCRLIDENYPNYGAVIPSDNPNTMSITRTDFLNSLKRIANYANKTTNQVKLEISDSSLTIEAEDLDFSNRATEQLPCFYDGDAMTIGFNAKFLIEMLNTIGGDNVRIELSSPNRAGILRTEEQAPNEDLLMLVMPVMLNV, encoded by the coding sequence ATGCAATTTTCTATTTCTTCAGCAGACCTTAAGGAGCAACTTCAAATTATTAATGGGGCAATTAGCTCTAATCCTATCTTGCCAATATTGGAAGATTTTTTATTCAAAATAGAAGGAGATACCTTGACCATTACGGCTACCGATAACCAAACTTTTATGACGGCTGCTTTGCATGTAGATGCAGATGAAGATGGATGTGTCGCAATTCCTGCTCGAATTTTGTTGGATACTTTAAAGCAATTGCCTACACAACCTTTAAAATTTTCTATTGACTTAGAAACATTTGCTGTTGCTGTTACGTCTCAGTTTGGCCAATATAAGTTGGCAGGAGAAGATGGAAATGATTTTCCAAAAATCCCATCTCCTGATAAGGTGGATAATATTGATATTCCTGCAACGGTATTGTTAGAAGGAATCAACAAAACATTGTTTGCAACAAGTACGAATGAGTCGCAAGTGGCAATGACAGGGGTATTTGTTCAAATCAATAGCGAAGGGTTGACTTTTGTAGCAACGGATGCACACAAGCTGGTTAAATATAGCTTTACGGATATTGACACAGAACTTGATGGGGCTTTTATTTTGCCCAAAAAAGCATTAAATTTGTTGAAAAATGCGTTGTCTAATAGCAATCAAAGTGTGAATATCACTTATAATGATACCAATGCGATTTTCTATTTTGGAAACCAAGTATTGTCTTGTCGCCTTATTGATGAAAATTATCCCAATTATGGAGCGGTTATTCCTTCGGATAATCCCAATACAATGAGCATTACAAGAACGGATTTCTTAAATTCGTTGAAACGTATTGCAAACTATGCTAACAAAACAACCAATCAGGTCAAATTGGAAATATCGGACAGCAGCTTGACAATAGAGGCAGAAGATTTGGATTTTTCTAACCGAGCTACCGAACAATTGCCTTGTTTTTATGATGGCGATGCGATGACAATTGGTTTCAATGCAAAGTTTTTAATTGAAATGTTGAACACAATTGGTGGAGATAACGTGCGTATTGAGTTGTCTAGCCCCAATCGTGCTGGTATCCTTAGAACAGAAGAACAAGCCCCCAACGAAGATTTGTTGATGCTTGTGATGCCTGTTATGTTAAATGTATAA
- a CDS encoding NifU family protein yields MEDKKMTKPPVMLYTEQTPNPETLKFVTNQMLYPRKMADFPADQQELAAEWSPLATALFKFDYVQGVYICNNFVTVTKSPETEWATVMMELKTFIKAYVEEGNVIMKEGFEDIKAQLEAEEEEQYTGDDAELVGKIKQLLDKYVRPAVEMDGGNIKFHSFENGVVNVVLQGSCSGCPSSSGTLKVGIEGMLKRMVPEVKSVEAIMG; encoded by the coding sequence ATGGAAGATAAAAAAATGACTAAACCACCGGTAATGCTTTATACAGAGCAAACACCCAATCCTGAGACATTAAAATTTGTCACCAACCAAATGTTGTACCCTCGCAAAATGGCTGATTTTCCTGCTGATCAACAAGAGTTGGCTGCCGAGTGGTCTCCATTAGCAACAGCCTTGTTCAAATTTGACTACGTTCAAGGGGTTTATATTTGTAATAACTTTGTAACGGTCACCAAATCTCCAGAAACAGAGTGGGCAACAGTCATGATGGAGTTAAAAACATTTATCAAAGCTTATGTAGAAGAAGGAAATGTGATCATGAAAGAAGGCTTTGAAGATATTAAAGCCCAATTGGAAGCTGAGGAAGAAGAACAATATACGGGTGACGATGCCGAATTGGTTGGAAAAATCAAACAACTATTGGATAAATACGTTCGCCCAGCCGTAGAAATGGATGGCGGGAACATCAAATTTCATTCTTTTGAAAATGGTGTGGTCAATGTGGTCTTACAAGGATCTTGTAGCGGCTGCCCATCTTCGTCAGGGACACTAAAAGTAGGCATCGAAGGAATGCTCAAACGCATGGTTCCCGAGGTTAAATCAGTAGAAGCAATCATGGGCTAA
- a CDS encoding rhomboid family intramembrane serine protease gives MQSQFSAIPVITKNLIILNLLMFLAAQTLGNAIAPHLMIYYVQNPMFQPFQLVTSFFMHGGIMHIFFNMLVLFMFGADTERTLGPKKFLFLYLSAGFGANLLYLLANYGYVQYLTQGLSPEQFAFATGQINQIATTLYSPELDSIRATAGKIWYTPSLGASGATYGVLFTFAMLYPNRILYLIIPPMPVKAKYLAIGFACMELYQQVYGINTNIGHFVHLSGAAIAVLLVWFWRKQGARF, from the coding sequence ATGCAATCACAATTTAGTGCGATCCCCGTTATTACTAAGAACCTCATCATCTTGAACCTTTTGATGTTCTTAGCGGCACAAACATTAGGCAATGCTATTGCTCCTCATCTAATGATTTATTATGTGCAAAATCCCATGTTTCAACCCTTCCAACTAGTAACTTCCTTTTTCATGCACGGTGGAATTATGCATATATTTTTTAATATGCTGGTTTTATTTATGTTTGGGGCAGATACAGAGCGAACCTTGGGACCAAAAAAGTTTTTATTTTTGTACCTTTCAGCAGGCTTCGGAGCCAATTTGCTCTATTTACTAGCTAATTATGGCTATGTTCAATACTTGACACAAGGCTTGTCTCCAGAACAATTTGCCTTTGCAACTGGACAAATCAATCAAATTGCAACCACCTTGTACAGTCCTGAATTAGATAGCATCCGAGCAACAGCGGGCAAAATTTGGTATACTCCGTCATTAGGTGCATCGGGTGCAACGTATGGCGTATTGTTTACCTTTGCCATGTTGTATCCCAATAGGATTCTCTACCTAATTATCCCTCCCATGCCTGTCAAAGCCAAATATTTAGCCATTGGGTTTGCCTGTATGGAGTTGTATCAACAAGTTTATGGAATCAATACCAATATTGGCCACTTTGTTCACTTGTCGGGAGCAGCTATTGCAGTTCTTTTGGTTTGGTTCTGGCGAAAACAAGGGGCTAGATTTTAA